From the Phreatobacter oligotrophus genome, one window contains:
- a CDS encoding feruloyl-CoA synthase, protein MALAASLAAAPTAPEAWHRLGRLDPVVEDRPDGTRLVTVRQGFDPYPRALPDRLVHWAAATPDRVFLAERGPDGAWRTLTFGECLTRVRRLASGLAGLGLSAERPVAILSGNSIDHAVMALAAMMIGVPYCPISPPYSLVAKDFAKLSYCLDLLTPGLVFVADAKPFRAALAAAAAPDRVIVAAANAELAGARDLSSLDGHADDPRVDAAFAAIGPETIAKFLLTSGSTGEPKAVVNTQRMLMANQVMLLQCFPFLAETPPVFVDWLPWNHTFGSNHNFGMALTHGGTLHIDEGKPVAAGILPTVRNLREIAPTAYFNVPKGYEALLPYLEADRAFAAHFFSRLEMLFYAGAGLAQPVWDGYLTLAREVAGREIPFVTGLGATETAPSAIMNLRATGQAGAIGLPMVGVTLKLVPAGTKLEARVKAETVTPGYWRRPDLTAKVFDEEGYYCFGDAVAYADPGDLSKGFLFDGRLSEDFKLATGTWVSVGPLRHVVNSALDPLIRDTVVTGHDRDDIGMLLVPDAEACARFAGLAANDPGLYAHAGLRAELARRLGLLAKAATGSSNRVERAVILTEPPSLEAGELTDKGSINQRAVLTRRKDLVTALYAEPPGEAIIRPDSRAGETP, encoded by the coding sequence ATGGCCCTCGCCGCTTCGCTCGCCGCCGCACCGACCGCACCCGAGGCCTGGCACCGGCTCGGCCGGCTCGACCCTGTCGTCGAGGACCGGCCGGATGGCACCCGGCTCGTCACGGTGCGGCAGGGGTTCGACCCCTATCCCCGCGCGCTGCCCGACCGTCTCGTCCATTGGGCCGCCGCCACGCCGGACCGCGTCTTTCTCGCCGAACGCGGGCCTGACGGCGCCTGGCGGACGCTGACCTTTGGCGAGTGCCTGACGCGCGTGCGCCGTCTGGCCTCCGGCCTTGCCGGCCTTGGGCTCTCGGCCGAGCGGCCCGTGGCGATCCTCTCCGGCAACAGCATCGACCATGCGGTCATGGCCCTCGCGGCCATGATGATCGGCGTGCCCTATTGCCCGATCTCGCCGCCCTACAGCCTGGTGGCCAAGGATTTTGCCAAGCTCTCCTACTGCCTCGACCTGCTGACCCCCGGCCTCGTCTTCGTCGCCGACGCCAAGCCCTTCCGCGCCGCGCTGGCGGCTGCGGCCGCACCGGACCGGGTCATCGTCGCGGCCGCCAATGCGGAGCTTGCCGGTGCCCGCGACCTGTCGAGCCTCGACGGCCATGCCGACGATCCGCGCGTCGACGCCGCCTTCGCCGCCATCGGTCCGGAGACGATCGCCAAGTTCCTGCTGACCTCCGGCTCGACCGGCGAGCCCAAGGCCGTGGTCAACACCCAGCGCATGCTCATGGCCAACCAGGTCATGCTGCTGCAGTGCTTCCCTTTCCTCGCCGAGACCCCGCCGGTCTTCGTGGACTGGCTGCCCTGGAACCACACTTTCGGCTCCAACCACAATTTCGGCATGGCGCTGACCCATGGCGGCACGCTCCATATCGACGAGGGCAAGCCGGTGGCGGCCGGCATCCTGCCGACCGTGCGCAACCTTCGTGAGATCGCGCCCACCGCCTATTTCAACGTGCCGAAGGGCTACGAGGCGCTGCTGCCGTACCTGGAGGCCGACCGCGCCTTCGCCGCGCATTTCTTCAGCCGGCTCGAAATGCTGTTCTATGCGGGGGCGGGCCTCGCCCAGCCGGTCTGGGACGGCTACCTGACGCTGGCCCGTGAGGTCGCCGGCCGCGAGATCCCCTTCGTCACCGGCCTTGGCGCTACCGAGACGGCCCCCTCCGCCATCATGAATTTGCGCGCCACCGGCCAGGCCGGCGCCATCGGCCTGCCAATGGTCGGCGTCACGCTGAAGCTCGTCCCCGCCGGCACCAAGCTCGAGGCGCGGGTCAAGGCCGAGACGGTGACGCCGGGCTACTGGCGCCGCCCGGACCTCACGGCCAAAGTCTTCGACGAAGAGGGCTATTACTGCTTCGGCGACGCCGTCGCCTATGCGGACCCCGGCGACCTATCCAAGGGGTTCCTCTTCGACGGGCGCCTGTCCGAGGACTTCAAGCTTGCCACCGGCACCTGGGTCAGCGTCGGCCCGCTCCGCCATGTCGTCAATTCGGCGCTCGACCCGCTGATCCGCGACACGGTGGTCACCGGCCATGACCGCGACGATATCGGCATGCTGCTGGTGCCGGACGCCGAGGCCTGCGCCCGCTTCGCCGGCCTCGCCGCCAATGATCCTGGCCTCTATGCCCATGCCGGCCTGCGCGCCGAACTCGCCCGCCGCCTCGGCCTGCTCGCCAAGGCCGCCACCGGCTCGTCGAACCGTGTCGAGCGCGCGGTGATCCTGACGGAGCCGCCCTCGCTCGAAGCCGGCGAACTTACCGACAAGGGCTCGATCAACCAGCGCGCGGTGCTGACCCGCCGCAAGGATCTCGTCACCGCCCTCTATGCCGAGCCGCCGGGCGAGGCCATCATCCGACCCGACAGCCGTGCAGGAGAGACCCCATGA
- a CDS encoding amidohydrolase family protein codes for MKVEDLVAIDIHTHAEVSCRQEPDPYWTPFEEAAGKYFKVGKRPTIAETIAHYRKHKIGLVMFTVDTEAEIGNRRIANDEIADAARDNADMMIAFASIDPHKGRLGAREAEDLIKGGIVKGFKFHPTCQGFYPNDRMAYQLYEVIAHYKMPAIFHTGHSGIGTGMRGGGGMRLKYSQPIHVDDVAVDFPDMTIILAHPSWPWTDEALSMALHKPNVYIDLSGWMPKYFPPQIVQYANSQLRTKMLFGSDFPLIPPERWLAQFTEVGFKPEVHDLIMKQNAMRVLGLAA; via the coding sequence ATGAAGGTCGAGGACCTCGTCGCCATCGACATCCACACCCATGCCGAGGTCTCCTGCCGTCAGGAGCCCGATCCCTACTGGACGCCCTTCGAGGAGGCGGCGGGGAAATATTTCAAGGTCGGCAAGCGCCCGACCATCGCCGAAACGATCGCGCATTACCGCAAGCACAAGATCGGCCTGGTCATGTTCACGGTCGATACGGAGGCCGAGATCGGCAACCGCCGCATCGCCAATGACGAGATCGCCGACGCGGCCCGCGATAATGCCGACATGATGATCGCCTTCGCCTCCATCGACCCGCACAAGGGCCGGCTCGGGGCGCGCGAGGCCGAGGACCTCATCAAGGGCGGCATCGTCAAGGGCTTCAAGTTCCACCCGACCTGCCAGGGCTTCTATCCCAACGACCGCATGGCCTATCAGCTCTACGAGGTCATCGCCCACTACAAGATGCCGGCCATCTTCCACACCGGCCATTCCGGCATCGGCACGGGCATGCGCGGCGGCGGCGGCATGCGGCTCAAATATTCGCAGCCGATCCACGTCGACGACGTCGCCGTCGATTTCCCGGACATGACGATCATCCTCGCCCATCCGTCCTGGCCCTGGACCGACGAGGCGCTGTCGATGGCCCTTCACAAGCCCAATGTCTACATCGACCTGTCGGGCTGGATGCCGAAATACTTCCCGCCGCAAATTGTCCAATATGCGAACAGCCAGCTGCGCACCAAGATGCTGTTCGGTTCGGATTTTCCGCTGATCCCGCCGGAGCGCTGGCTCGCCCAGTTCACCGAGGTCGGCTTCAAGCCCGAAGTGCATGACCTGATCATGAAGCAGAACGCCATGCGGGTGCTCGGTCTCGCCGCCTGA
- a CDS encoding tripartite tricarboxylate transporter substrate-binding protein: protein MTKTTNFRPSRRHALGLAAGALAASTLPAPAQLVRGVGRIIVGFPAGGPTDTLARRLAESLRGSVAESFVVENRPGASARLAIAALMEAAPDGRTMLVSPDAMFTIYPSVYKRLAYNPATDITPVTPATYATFALAVGPMVPAEVRDVAGFITWAKANPDKAAFGSPAAGSTPHFMGELLIASAGVQLRHVPYRGSTPAIQDLIGGHVASTITPIGDYVPHVAAGVLRVIGVADRERSAFLPNTPTFAEQGFAQVVGRDTFGCFMPKGAPADLAARIAGFVAEAVKVPATRDTLRAVGQEPFSLTPPEYAANLERARANWAPIVKASGFSLDD, encoded by the coding sequence ATGACCAAGACGACCAACTTCCGCCCGAGCCGCCGCCATGCGCTCGGACTCGCAGCCGGCGCGCTCGCCGCCTCGACGCTGCCGGCACCCGCCCAGCTCGTGCGCGGCGTCGGCCGCATCATCGTCGGCTTCCCCGCCGGCGGCCCCACCGACACGCTGGCCCGTCGCCTGGCCGAGAGCCTGCGCGGCTCGGTCGCCGAGAGCTTCGTCGTCGAGAACCGGCCGGGCGCCTCGGCGCGCCTCGCCATCGCCGCGCTGATGGAGGCCGCGCCCGACGGCCGCACCATGCTGGTCAGCCCGGACGCGATGTTCACCATCTACCCGAGCGTCTACAAGCGCCTCGCCTACAATCCCGCGACCGACATCACTCCGGTGACCCCGGCCACCTATGCCACCTTCGCGCTCGCCGTCGGGCCGATGGTCCCGGCCGAGGTGCGGGACGTCGCCGGCTTCATCACCTGGGCCAAGGCCAATCCCGACAAGGCCGCCTTCGGCTCGCCGGCGGCCGGCTCGACGCCGCACTTCATGGGCGAGCTGCTGATCGCCTCGGCGGGTGTCCAGCTGCGCCACGTGCCCTATCGCGGCTCGACCCCGGCGATCCAGGATCTGATCGGCGGCCATGTCGCCTCGACCATCACGCCCATCGGCGATTACGTGCCGCATGTGGCGGCGGGCGTGCTCCGCGTCATTGGCGTTGCCGATCGCGAGCGCTCGGCCTTCCTGCCGAACACTCCGACCTTCGCCGAGCAGGGCTTCGCCCAGGTGGTGGGCCGCGACACCTTCGGCTGCTTCATGCCCAAGGGCGCGCCGGCCGATCTCGCCGCGCGCATCGCCGGCTTCGTGGCGGAGGCGGTGAAGGTTCCGGCGACCCGCGACACGCTGCGCGCCGTCGGCCAGGAGCCCTTTTCGCTGACGCCGCCGGAATATGCCGCCAATCTCGAGCGCGCCCGCGCCAACTGGGCGCCGATCGTCAAGGCTTCGGGCTTCTCGCTCGACGACTGA
- a CDS encoding ABC transporter ATP-binding protein, with amino-acid sequence MESVIDIRGLSLSFTRDGETNEVLRGLDLAVPRGAFIAIVGSSGVGKSTLLRVLMGLAARSVGEVTIATRSGQRQPLALVFQDSRLLPWRSVADNVAFGLEGSALSKTERRAKAEAALDIVGLKHLAERWPHQLSGGQRQRVSLARALAVEPEVLLMDEPFSALDAITREGLQDELVRIWQVTGKTILFVTHDIEEATYLADRVVVLAGSPGRVVADHVISSARPRKRAVAADTGLVAGIRQHIGGETMIDGTGI; translated from the coding sequence ATGGAAAGCGTGATCGACATCCGCGGCCTGTCGCTGTCCTTCACCCGCGACGGCGAGACCAACGAGGTGCTGCGCGGCCTCGACCTCGCGGTGCCGCGGGGCGCCTTCATCGCCATTGTCGGCTCGTCCGGCGTCGGCAAGTCGACGCTGCTGCGCGTACTGATGGGCCTTGCCGCGCGCAGCGTCGGCGAGGTGACGATTGCGACGCGCTCCGGCCAGCGCCAGCCGCTCGCCCTGGTCTTCCAGGATTCGCGCCTGCTGCCCTGGCGCTCGGTGGCCGACAATGTCGCTTTTGGCCTTGAGGGCAGCGCCCTCTCCAAGACCGAGCGGCGGGCAAAGGCCGAGGCGGCGCTCGACATTGTCGGGTTGAAGCACCTCGCCGAACGCTGGCCGCACCAGCTCTCCGGCGGCCAGCGCCAGCGCGTGTCGCTGGCCCGGGCGCTTGCCGTCGAGCCGGAGGTGCTGCTGATGGACGAGCCCTTCTCGGCGCTCGACGCCATCACCCGCGAGGGCCTGCAGGACGAACTCGTCCGCATCTGGCAGGTGACGGGCAAGACCATCCTCTTCGTCACCCATGACATCGAAGAGGCGACCTATCTCGCCGACCGCGTGGTGGTCCTGGCGGGATCGCCCGGCCGTGTCGTGGCTGACCACGTCATCAGCTCAGCCCGGCCGCGCAAGCGCGCGGTGGCGGCGGATACGGGCCTCGTCGCCGGTATCCGCCAGCATATCGGCGGCGAGACGATGATCGACGGGACGGGGATCTAG
- a CDS encoding ABC transporter permease, translating to MPVTGTTLPAPARKAAPTATLAAARRIGLAALGLALFLALWEALPRLGLVNPMLLPVPSVIPAAFWAEITSGAWATAVRASLGHYMIGLVLGSVLGLILGIATGMSQLAEDMTSWVVRVLRPIPGLAWVPFAIIWFGVSPSSAVFIIAIGVFWIVFFAAHGAIRGVDRDLIEVADAFGFRSARERLFKILLPAAMPGILVGVRTALGQAWMAVVAAEIFGVPGLGQRMIQASSLLATEIVVVYMLTMAALYGLLDTLFVAIQGWVLRWKA from the coding sequence ATCCCCGTGACCGGCACCACCCTCCCCGCGCCGGCGCGCAAGGCCGCGCCCACCGCGACGCTCGCGGCGGCGCGGCGCATCGGCCTTGCCGCCCTCGGCCTCGCCCTGTTCCTCGCGCTGTGGGAGGCGCTGCCGCGGCTCGGCCTCGTCAATCCGATGCTGCTGCCGGTGCCGAGCGTCATCCCCGCCGCCTTCTGGGCCGAGATCACCTCGGGCGCCTGGGCGACCGCCGTGCGGGCGAGCCTCGGTCACTACATGATCGGCCTCGTCCTCGGTTCGGTGCTGGGGCTTATCCTCGGCATCGCCACCGGCATGTCGCAGCTCGCCGAGGACATGACGTCCTGGGTCGTGCGCGTGCTGCGCCCCATTCCGGGCCTCGCCTGGGTGCCCTTCGCCATCATCTGGTTCGGCGTCAGCCCGTCCTCGGCGGTGTTCATCATCGCCATCGGCGTGTTCTGGATCGTCTTCTTCGCGGCCCATGGCGCCATCCGCGGCGTCGACCGGGACCTCATCGAGGTGGCGGATGCCTTCGGCTTCCGCTCGGCGCGGGAGCGGCTGTTCAAGATCCTGCTGCCGGCGGCCATGCCCGGCATCCTCGTCGGCGTGCGCACCGCCCTCGGGCAGGCCTGGATGGCGGTGGTGGCGGCCGAGATCTTCGGCGTGCCGGGCCTCGGCCAGCGGATGATCCAGGCCTCGAGCCTGCTCGCGACCGAGATCGTGGTCGTCTACATGCTCACCATGGCGGCGCTCTACGGCCTGCTCGACACGCTGTTCGTCGCGATCCAGGGATGGGTGCTCCGATGGAAAGCGTGA
- a CDS encoding ABC transporter substrate-binding protein, whose translation MSTTLPRRTLLAAAAATLAAPALPRLALAQRVPARVGVIPIVGAAPVFVADREGWAREAGLDFAYTTFESGPNMIQALASGTIDIYAAGVAPLGVARSRGVDVKVVASTATGENVFVATPRLAAFFKPGTSHAEALRAYRAQTGKPARLATQPPGSVPNTTLQYWLWEQIKADKADVEIVAMGIDATQQAILADAVEGATIREPALTIVQKRNPGIRLIALGDELFPGQPGTVVAVSGAFLARNEDRVQGLVNGLVRAGALLTRDPDKAAPHVAANLAKGIVDLETIKAALKSPASKFTIDPRAIIQPTKAMQDYQVKLGSLRESVSLDGLFDTRFFEKAPSAT comes from the coding sequence ATGTCCACGACGCTCCCCCGCCGTACCCTGCTCGCCGCCGCTGCGGCGACCCTCGCCGCCCCTGCCCTGCCGCGCCTGGCGCTGGCCCAGCGCGTGCCCGCGCGGGTCGGCGTCATCCCCATCGTCGGCGCCGCTCCCGTCTTCGTGGCCGACCGCGAGGGCTGGGCGCGCGAGGCCGGCCTCGACTTCGCCTACACGACCTTCGAGTCCGGGCCGAACATGATCCAGGCGCTGGCCTCCGGCACGATCGACATCTACGCGGCCGGCGTCGCCCCGCTGGGCGTTGCCCGCTCCCGCGGCGTCGACGTCAAGGTCGTCGCCAGCACCGCCACCGGCGAGAACGTCTTCGTCGCCACGCCGCGCCTTGCCGCCTTCTTCAAGCCCGGCACCAGCCATGCCGAGGCCTTGCGCGCCTATCGCGCCCAGACCGGCAAGCCGGCGCGCCTCGCCACCCAGCCGCCGGGCTCGGTGCCGAACACCACCCTTCAGTACTGGCTCTGGGAGCAGATCAAGGCCGACAAGGCCGATGTCGAGATCGTCGCCATGGGCATCGACGCGACCCAGCAGGCGATCCTGGCCGACGCCGTCGAGGGCGCAACCATTCGCGAGCCGGCCCTGACCATCGTCCAGAAGCGCAATCCCGGCATCCGGCTGATTGCGCTCGGCGACGAGCTCTTCCCCGGCCAGCCCGGCACGGTGGTGGCCGTCTCCGGCGCCTTCCTCGCCCGCAACGAGGACCGCGTGCAGGGCCTCGTCAACGGTCTTGTCCGCGCCGGCGCGCTCCTCACCCGCGATCCCGACAAAGCGGCCCCGCATGTGGCGGCGAACCTCGCCAAGGGCATCGTCGACCTGGAGACGATCAAGGCGGCGCTGAAGTCGCCGGCCTCGAAGTTCACCATCGATCCGCGCGCCATCATCCAGCCGACCAAGGCGATGCAGGACTATCAGGTGAAGCTCGGCTCGTTGCGCGAGTCGGTCTCGCTTGACGGCCTGTTCGACACCCGCTTCTTCGAGAAGGCGCCGTCGGCGACCTGA
- a CDS encoding transglutaminase-like domain-containing protein has translation MRIDVTTRLVYDLPAETHMLALVQAARTADQSILSERLVVAPESLAEEVDGEGLRWLRGQIGGRLELTYTATIDNGARRLLPPSAVQVSRSDLPLAVLPYLLPSRFCPSDLFLRFAAREFGPHGDGVARVMAVADWIAAHVDYVAGVSTAESDAAHTFTLRAGVCRDFAHLGITLCRALGIPARAVSCYAVDLDPPDFHAVMEVFLGHDWWLVDLTRLAPVEGLVRIGHGRDAADIAFLTTDGPCELVQQQIAATATPG, from the coding sequence ATGCGGATCGATGTCACGACGCGGCTGGTCTATGACCTGCCGGCGGAGACCCACATGCTGGCCCTCGTGCAGGCGGCGCGAACCGCGGACCAGAGCATCCTGTCGGAGAGGCTCGTCGTCGCGCCGGAAAGCCTTGCCGAGGAGGTGGACGGCGAGGGGTTGCGCTGGCTGCGCGGCCAGATCGGCGGCCGGCTCGAACTCACCTACACCGCCACCATCGACAATGGCGCCCGCCGCCTGCTGCCGCCATCCGCGGTGCAGGTGAGCAGGTCCGACCTGCCGCTCGCCGTGCTGCCCTATCTGCTCCCCAGCCGCTTCTGCCCCTCCGACCTCTTCCTGCGCTTCGCCGCCCGCGAGTTCGGCCCCCACGGGGATGGTGTCGCCCGGGTCATGGCTGTGGCGGACTGGATCGCCGCCCATGTCGACTATGTGGCTGGCGTCAGCACGGCCGAAAGCGATGCCGCGCATACCTTCACGCTGCGCGCCGGCGTCTGCCGCGACTTCGCCCATCTCGGCATCACGCTCTGCCGCGCCCTCGGCATTCCCGCGCGGGCGGTTAGTTGCTACGCCGTTGACCTCGACCCGCCGGACTTCCACGCGGTGATGGAGGTTTTCCTCGGCCATGACTGGTGGCTCGTCGATCTCACCCGCCTCGCGCCCGTCGAGGGGCTGGTCCGCATCGGCCATGGCCGCGACGCCGCCGACATCGCCTTCCTGACCACCGATGGTCCCTGCGAACTGGTGCAGCAGCAGATCGCCGCAACGGCCACCCCGGGTTGA
- a CDS encoding sterol desaturase family protein, whose product MLADSGATLLAIYSAHLLSPSMLAVLGFVVAFTVIALALGWRARVLTPLALRNSAASLATLGVNILMAPVVYVGAGLVASAYASLGIPAIPASAWDGVPWIVMAVVGVLGKDFSDYWCHRALHTPIGWPVHAVHHSDTHVNGFTAFRVHLLEVLTMKVFYIVLLTWIGIPPGAIVAAYVVASLHTAYVHLELDIDHGPLNWLVASPRFHRWHHADVPEAYGKNLANMIPLWDLMFGTYHRHDACDAPMGTIRDGVPDTDAAKLVTLPFTLWWRQSRAALAGWWLRRGQAS is encoded by the coding sequence ATGCTCGCCGATTCCGGCGCGACCCTCCTGGCGATTTACAGCGCCCATCTCCTCAGCCCCTCCATGCTGGCGGTGCTCGGCTTCGTCGTGGCCTTCACGGTGATCGCCCTCGCCCTGGGCTGGCGCGCCCGCGTGCTGACGCCGCTCGCCCTGCGCAATTCCGCCGCCTCGCTGGCGACCCTCGGGGTGAATATCCTGATGGCGCCGGTCGTCTATGTTGGCGCCGGCCTCGTTGCCTCGGCCTATGCGAGCCTTGGCATTCCCGCCATCCCCGCCAGCGCCTGGGACGGCGTGCCCTGGATCGTCATGGCCGTGGTCGGGGTGCTGGGCAAGGACTTCTCCGACTACTGGTGTCACCGCGCCCTCCACACGCCGATCGGCTGGCCGGTCCATGCCGTCCATCACTCCGACACCCACGTGAACGGCTTCACCGCCTTCCGCGTCCACCTCCTCGAGGTGCTGACGATGAAGGTGTTTTACATCGTCCTGCTCACCTGGATCGGCATCCCGCCTGGCGCCATCGTCGCGGCCTACGTGGTGGCCTCGCTCCACACCGCCTATGTCCATCTCGAGCTCGACATCGACCATGGTCCGCTGAACTGGCTCGTCGCCTCGCCGCGCTTCCATCGCTGGCACCATGCCGACGTGCCGGAGGCTTATGGCAAGAACCTCGCCAACATGATCCCGCTCTGGGACCTGATGTTCGGCACCTATCACCGCCACGACGCCTGCGACGCGCCCATGGGCACGATCCGCGACGGCGTGCCCGACACCGATGCGGCGAAGCTCGTGACGCTGCCCTTCACCCTGTGGTGGCGGCAGAGCAGGGCGGCCCTGGCTGGCTGGTGGCTGCGGCGTGGCCAGGCGTCCTGA
- a CDS encoding MerR family transcriptional regulator — MRDLTIGALSKRTGVKVPTIRYYEQIGLMPPVPRTDSGRRSYGGDDLKRLGFIRHARNLGFEIEEIRQLIALAGDPAQPCADADAIARRHLGGIDDRIARLTALRGEIARMVDHGPHGAIGECRVIEVLADHGQCVNPAH; from the coding sequence ATGCGCGACCTGACCATCGGCGCCTTGTCGAAACGGACCGGCGTCAAGGTGCCGACCATCCGCTACTACGAGCAGATCGGCCTGATGCCGCCGGTGCCGCGAACGGATTCGGGCCGGCGCAGCTATGGCGGCGACGACCTCAAGCGGCTCGGCTTCATTCGCCATGCCCGCAATCTCGGCTTCGAGATCGAGGAGATCCGCCAGCTCATCGCGCTAGCCGGCGATCCCGCCCAGCCCTGCGCCGATGCCGACGCCATTGCCCGGCGGCACCTTGGGGGAATCGACGACCGCATCGCCCGGCTGACGGCCCTGCGCGGCGAGATTGCCCGGATGGTCGACCACGGACCGCACGGCGCCATCGGTGAGTGCCGGGTCATCGAGGTGCTCGCCGATCACGGCCAATGCGTCAATCCGGCGCATTGA
- a CDS encoding cation transporter codes for MSASATSPAGFDGTDPRYRTVLWIVIALNGLMFAVETLAGHLAGSQALKADALDFLGDTLTYGLSLAVIGKPLRVRSAAALAKGVSLLVMGLWVFGSTLWQVLVLGLPRAEFMGIVGFLALAANLASVLLLARYKDGDANVRSVWLCSRNDAVGNVIVMIAAGLVWWLASPWPDLAVAFVMAGLFLHSATLILAQAWGEWRSGVDRGALMGHGHDHSHEGGHDHAHDHDGHRH; via the coding sequence ATGTCCGCATCCGCCACATCCCCCGCCGGCTTCGACGGCACCGATCCGCGCTACCGCACCGTTCTGTGGATCGTCATCGCGCTCAATGGCCTCATGTTTGCGGTCGAGACCTTGGCCGGCCACCTCGCGGGGTCGCAGGCCCTGAAGGCCGATGCGCTCGATTTCCTCGGCGACACGCTCACCTATGGCCTGTCGCTCGCCGTCATCGGCAAGCCGCTGCGGGTCCGGTCGGCGGCGGCCCTCGCCAAGGGTGTGAGCCTGCTCGTCATGGGCCTGTGGGTCTTCGGCTCGACCCTCTGGCAGGTGCTGGTGCTCGGGCTGCCGCGCGCCGAGTTCATGGGCATTGTCGGCTTCCTGGCCCTTGCCGCCAATCTCGCCAGCGTGCTGCTGCTCGCCCGCTACAAGGATGGCGACGCCAATGTCCGCTCGGTCTGGCTCTGCTCGCGCAACGACGCCGTCGGCAATGTCATCGTCATGATCGCCGCGGGCCTCGTCTGGTGGCTCGCCAGCCCCTGGCCGGACCTCGCCGTCGCCTTCGTCATGGCCGGCCTCTTCCTGCACTCGGCGACGCTGATCCTTGCCCAGGCCTGGGGCGAATGGCGCAGCGGCGTCGATCGCGGCGCCCTGATGGGCCACGGCCACGACCACAGCCACGAGGGCGGGCACGACCATGCCCACGATCATGATGGCCACCGCCACTGA
- the map gene encoding type I methionyl aminopeptidase: MRKNGQIKLYGEEAFAGMRKAGRLVAECLDMLVDEVREGVPTSRIDELVFEFGMDHGAYPATLMYRGYEYSCCTSLNHVVCHGMPNDKPFRDGDIVNIDVTFVLDGWHGDSSRMYGIGDIPRRAERLIEVTYESLLRGIAAVKPGNTVGDIGHAIQSYVEPQHMSVVRDFCGHGVGKLFHDEPNIVHLGKPGEGSELKPGMIFTIEPMVNLGRPHVKVLSDGWTAVTRDRSLSAQFEHTVGVTKDGVEIFTLSPKGLDKPPLNRAA, translated from the coding sequence ATGCGCAAGAACGGCCAGATCAAGCTCTATGGCGAAGAGGCCTTCGCGGGCATGCGCAAGGCGGGCCGGCTGGTCGCCGAATGTCTCGACATGCTCGTCGACGAGGTGCGCGAGGGCGTGCCCACCAGCCGCATCGACGAGCTCGTCTTCGAGTTCGGCATGGACCACGGCGCCTATCCGGCGACGCTGATGTATCGCGGCTACGAATATTCCTGCTGCACCTCGCTGAACCACGTCGTCTGCCACGGCATGCCCAACGACAAGCCGTTCCGCGACGGGGACATCGTGAATATCGACGTCACCTTCGTGCTCGACGGCTGGCATGGCGATTCCTCGCGCATGTATGGCATCGGCGACATTCCGCGCCGCGCCGAGCGCCTCATCGAGGTGACCTACGAGTCGCTGCTGCGCGGCATCGCGGCCGTGAAGCCCGGCAACACGGTGGGTGACATCGGCCACGCCATCCAGAGCTATGTCGAGCCGCAGCACATGAGCGTGGTGCGCGACTTCTGCGGCCACGGCGTCGGCAAGCTGTTCCACGACGAGCCGAACATCGTCCATCTCGGCAAGCCCGGCGAGGGCAGCGAGCTGAAGCCCGGCATGATCTTCACCATCGAGCCGATGGTGAATCTCGGCCGTCCCCACGTGAAGGTGCTCTCCGACGGCTGGACCGCGGTGACCCGCGACCGCTCGCTCTCGGCGCAGTTCGAGCACACGGTGGGCGTGACGAAGGACGGCGTCGAGATCTTCACCCTGTCGCCGAAGGGCCTCGACAAGCCGCCGCTGAACCGCGCCGCCTGA